Proteins from a single region of Bombus pascuorum chromosome 5, iyBomPasc1.1, whole genome shotgun sequence:
- the LOC132907440 gene encoding uncharacterized protein LOC132907440 — translation MIKKRIEGRQLAQNVGEQVIILGTIGKKGSNGKNIELKTTDGIQVNVTLPAPIDNDAEGYIEIHGTLQSTSTMNCSNYIVFPHSMTENFDVDRYKQLMVILNVLGPGKWKMSEDETGF, via the exons atgataaaaaagcGTATTGAAGGTCGTCAATTGGCACAAAATGTTGGAGAACAAGTAATTATACTTGGCACTATTGGAAAA aaAGGTTCAAAcggtaaaaatatagaattaaaaacaaCCGATGGTATACAAGTTAATGTAACCTTACCAGCACCAATTGATAATGATGCTGAAGGTTACATAGAAATACATGGCACATTACAATCCACATCTACAATGAATTGCAgtaattatatagtattcccaCATAGTATGACAGAGAATTTTG atGTTGATCGATATAAACAACTCATGGTCATCTTGAATGTATTAGGACcaggaaaatggaaaatgtctGAAGATGAAACAgggttttaa
- the LOC132907415 gene encoding zinc finger matrin-type protein CG9776-like isoform X2, whose protein sequence is MEPESRRKGPRSPSADSEDSSHRRRSRKYDRSPSPRRSRYRRSRSRDRRSRSSSRDRRRKDSSRSQQEWKQQAASQSQSSTPNPANPGGYVPAVHNQYQAPPPPNTSQPPPPLPAYNQGYNNYNYNYGQGYDYSYQQPTGYRSDYPPPNWQGNQVAYNNQQPPPPPSLTSQQESSRPVDSGSSGLVSSLARPEDAKKEAIAAEVKQQKATLAKQREEYVKKSTTLQRELEILRQQCDEIGKEGGRENNRIIKENQKLQIEIQNKMKSIHNVIDMLTGIIGDKATVDDLKSKFKLEISKCSRSPKEDFPKGKSLSPDRSSASDSDKESKIERDMKERRSPEDSKPMYNFVHYDPEMHWCKVCDIFPKTAKEYLNHLHSNEHKEACLERKIVDMPWHERNGEGTEKEVPYYPGLPTKRTPIKGLQFFSAATAWYCKLCDSWIGDLHCASLHLKSKQHSENYSRFVEQNPHWETDWMADREKAFSEEKHKQIQMELQKHKDDDPPPKSKKSKKSKKSKKKSKKRRNRSSGSDSSSESENSDTDSDQDMSKSIRVAMRNKMKASTQAILNEEIDYHRIKLKGHWSKMAQHLSQSLTPEPQPVETDERQLLNSIRDKLKAKQEEEMKSISNRRLSQEKAIEEEEEEQEQASFSNKSKPENLEAWGPKEPPKPFWIKKEEEKPQPIANKPIELPKPEEMPKPHMGFWTKQQVNMTVKPPENKSIEKEDERQRESDRYKDDRDRKYDRREDKYDRYSSRYERRRGRDRDRDRDRDRDRDRDRDRDRDRDRDRDYYDDRRKRESNESPRRERSWRDSPKRGYDKYGKDRRDDNSSNDESKFEKKTNESASKSKKGSIQTKKSTPQVSKGKLPFIGRLPLFKKKAEEPKLPEKDITPLPYQQSKFEDTPKVPNEIINPPGVVHITKLATPINLGNNNNNTTSSSSNNNSTITTTANSTSTLPPQTNKSQPMKILVAPPPPVLNETKPTQQVVDMEIEDQSEETVIEEPIIEQQKQTHSISKLPLPPHPPPPLNRPPPPFSTTSQQQQQQQQQATVQSRPQFPTNRPPPPFMTTPPPFVQSQARFPPHQPVRPPVQSHPPFMANPPPQMPTVSPFVQNHQNPPPPPLPTVENTTQDISDIPEPTEKRTDPSIPLPDDLQEALNIIFPKEETETKQQSQQESNIMYSSMYSMLGCVGYGPEYMDQPPPEITQAETEVDTQPGPDDLKMLGIDEGDTIL, encoded by the exons ATGGAGCCAGAATCAAGGCGTAAAGGTCCAAGAAGCCCTAGTGCAGACTCAGAAGATTCATCTCATAGAAGAAGATCAAGGAAATATGATCGATCTCCATCTCCAAGAAGAAGCAGATATCGAAGATCTCGTTCCAGAGATAGAAGATCGCGTTCCAGTTCCAGAgatagaagaaggaaagacTCTAGTCGTTCACAACAAGAATGGAAACAGCAAGCAGCATCTCAATCTCAATCTTCTACTCCTAATCCAGCTAATCCTGGTGGTTATGTTCCAGCAGTTCATAATCAATACCAG gcACCACCACCTCCAAACACCAGTCAACCACCACCACCTTTGCCAGCTTATAACCAAGGCtacaataattacaattacaacTATGGACAAGGCTATGACTACAGCTACCAGCAACCCACTGGTTATCGCAGT gACTATCCACCACCAAATTGGCAAGGAAATCAGGTAGCTTATAACAATCAACAACCACCACCTCCACCCTCACTAACATCCCAGCAAGAATCATCAAGACCAGTGGATAGTGGTTCCTCTGGATTAGTGTCGTCCTTGGCAAGACCGGAAGATGCCAAGAAGGAAG CAATCGCAGCTGAGGTAAAACAGCAAAAAGCAACTCTGGCTAAACAGCGTGAAGAATACGTTAAGAAATCTACTACGTTACAACGCGAATTGGAGATTCTGCGACAGCAGTGCGATGAAATTGGTAAAGAAGGTGGAAGAGAGAATAATCGTATTATAAAAGAGAATCAGAAATTGCAG ATTgagatacaaaataaaatgaaatcgatACACAATGTAATCGATATGCTTACCGGAATTATAGGAGATAAAGCTACTGTTGATGATCTGAAAAGCAagtttaaattagaaattagcAAATGTTCAAGAAGTCCCAAAGAAGACTTTCCGAAAGGAAAATCGTTGTCGCCCGACCGATCATCGGCATCCGACTCCGACAAGGAATCCAAAATTGAAAGGGACATGAAAGAACGAAGGTCTCCCGAAGATTCTAAACCTATGTACAATTTTGTACATTATGACCCAGAAATGCACTGGTGTAAAGTCTGCGATATATTTCCTAAAACGGCAAAGGAATATTTGAATCATCTGCATAGCAATGAGCACAAAGAAGCTTGCTTA GAGCGCAAGATAGTTGATATGCCGTGGCATGAGCGGAATGGAGAGGGAACGGAAAAGGAAGTGCCCTATTATCCTGGACTGCCAACGAAAAGAACACCTATTAAAG GTTTACAGTTCTTCAGTGCTGCAACTGCATGGTACTGCAAGCTTTGCGATTCCTGGATCGGGGATCTCCATTGTGCAAGTTTGCACCTGAAATCTAAACAGCATTCAGAAAATTATTCT CGTTTTGTCGAGCAAAATCCACATTGGGAAACCGATTGGATGGCAGATCGTGAGAAAGCATTCTCAGAGGAGAAACACAAACAGATCCAAATGGAATTGCAGAAACACAAAGACGACGACCCGCCACCAAAGTCAAAGAAATCAAAGAAGTCAAAGAAGAGTAAGAAGAAATCTAAGAAGCGAAGAAACAGAAGCAGTGGTAGTGACAGTTCCAGCGAATCAGAAAATTCGGACACAGATTCCGATCAGGATATGTCCAAGAGCATTCGTGTCGCTAtgcgaaataaaatgaaagcaTCGACGCAAGCCATTCTGAACGAAGAGATAGATTATCATCGGATAAAATTGAAAGGACACTGGTCAAAAATGGCGCAACACTTGAGTCAGTCTCTGACTCCAGAACCTCAACCTGTCGAAACTGATGAAAGACAGCTATTGAATTCGATCAGAGACAAATTAAAAGCGAAGCAGGAAGAAGAAATGAAGTCTATTAGTAATCGTAGGCTGAGTCAAGAGAAAGCAatcgaagaagaggaggaagaacaAGAACAGGCTTCTTTctcaaacaaatcaaagccgGAGAATTTGGAAGCTTGGGGACCAAAAGAACCTCCTAAACCCTTCTggataaagaaagaagaggaaaaaccGCAACCCATAGCCAACAAACCAATCGAATTACCCAAACCAGAAGAAATGCCTAAACCACATATGGGATTCTGGACAAAACAGCAAGTCAACATGACCGTAAAACCGCCCGAAAATAAATCTATAGAGAAGGAGGATGAGAGACAAAGAGAAAGCGATAGATACAAAGACGATCGGGATAGAAAGTATGACAGACGGGAGGATAAATATGATCGTTATAGCAGCAGGTACGAAAGAAGGCGAGGGCGAGACAGAGATCGTGATCGTGATAGAGATAGGGATAGGGACCGTGATAGGGACAGGGACAGGGATAGAGATCGAGATAGGGATTATTACGATGATCGAAGAAAACGAGAGAGTAATGAATCTCCTCGACGTGAAAGAAGTTGGCGCGACAGCCCAAAGAGAGGTTATGATAAATATGGTAAAGACAGAAGAGATGACAATTCATCCAACGACGAGTCCAAATTCGagaagaaaacaaatgaatcCGCGTCTAAATCTAAGAAGGGTAGTATACAGACTAAAAAGTCAACACCTCAGGTATCGAAAGGTAAATTACCTTTCATTGGTAGATTACCACTATTTAAGAAGAAAGCTGAAGAACCAAAGTTGCCTGAGAAAGATATTACTCCTCTTCCCTATCAACAGAGCAAATTCGAAGATACACCGAAAGTTCCCAATGAGATCATAAACCCACCTGGTGTTGTACATATCACCAAGCTTGCAACTCCAATAAATCtgggtaataataataataacactaCTAGCAGCAGtagcaataataatagtaCCATTACTACCACAGCTAATAGTACAAGCACTCTACCTCCTCAAACTAACAAAAGTCAACCGATGAAAATATTGGTAGCTCCACCACCTCCGGTATTGAATGAAACGAAACCAACACAGCAGGTGGTCGATATGGAGATTGAAGATCAATCCGAGGAAACAGTAATAGAGGAACCAATAATAGAGCAGCAAAAACAAACGCACAGTATATCGAAATTACCTCTGCCTCCAcatcctcctcctcctctgaATAGACCACCACCACCTTTCTCGACTACGtcgcagcagcaacagcagcaacagcaacaggCAACGGTGCAAAGCAGACCGCAATTTCCCACGAATCGGCCTCCGCCGCCATTTATGACAACTCCGCCACCGTTCGTTCAGAGTCAAGCACGATTTCCTCCTCATCAACCAGTACGGCCACCAGTGCAAAGTCATCCTCCTTTCATGGCAAACCCACCGCCACAAATGCCCACTGTATCTCCTTTCGTTCAAAATCATCAAAATCCACCACCACCTCCGCTACCAACTGTTGAGAATACTACACAAGATATTTCTGACATCCCGGAACCCACTGAAAAACGAACTGACCCAAGCATTCCTCTGCCTGATGATTTGCAAGAGGCCCTAAATATAATCTTCCCGAAAGAggaaacagaaacgaaacaaCAAAGTCAGCAAGAAAGTAACATTATGTATTCATCTATGTATAGTATGTTAGGGTGTGTTGGGTACGGCCCAGAATATATGGATCAACCACCACCTGAAATTACTCAAGCGGAGACAGAAGTAGATACTCAACCTGGACCAGATGATTTGAAGATGTTAGGCATTGACGAAGGAGATACAATCCtataa
- the LOC132907415 gene encoding zinc finger matrin-type protein CG9776-like isoform X1 — translation MEPESRRKGPRSPSADSEDSSHRRRSRKYDRSPSPRRSRYRRSRSRDRRSRSSSRDRRRKDSSRSQQEWKQQAASQSQSSTPNPANPGGYVPAVHNQYQAPPPPNTSQPPPPLPAYNQGYNNYNYNYGQGYDYSYQQPTGYRSDYPPPNWQGNQVAYNNQQPPPPPSLTSQQESSRPVDSGSSGLVSSLARPEDAKKEAAIAAEVKQQKATLAKQREEYVKKSTTLQRELEILRQQCDEIGKEGGRENNRIIKENQKLQIEIQNKMKSIHNVIDMLTGIIGDKATVDDLKSKFKLEISKCSRSPKEDFPKGKSLSPDRSSASDSDKESKIERDMKERRSPEDSKPMYNFVHYDPEMHWCKVCDIFPKTAKEYLNHLHSNEHKEACLERKIVDMPWHERNGEGTEKEVPYYPGLPTKRTPIKGLQFFSAATAWYCKLCDSWIGDLHCASLHLKSKQHSENYSRFVEQNPHWETDWMADREKAFSEEKHKQIQMELQKHKDDDPPPKSKKSKKSKKSKKKSKKRRNRSSGSDSSSESENSDTDSDQDMSKSIRVAMRNKMKASTQAILNEEIDYHRIKLKGHWSKMAQHLSQSLTPEPQPVETDERQLLNSIRDKLKAKQEEEMKSISNRRLSQEKAIEEEEEEQEQASFSNKSKPENLEAWGPKEPPKPFWIKKEEEKPQPIANKPIELPKPEEMPKPHMGFWTKQQVNMTVKPPENKSIEKEDERQRESDRYKDDRDRKYDRREDKYDRYSSRYERRRGRDRDRDRDRDRDRDRDRDRDRDRDRDRDYYDDRRKRESNESPRRERSWRDSPKRGYDKYGKDRRDDNSSNDESKFEKKTNESASKSKKGSIQTKKSTPQVSKGKLPFIGRLPLFKKKAEEPKLPEKDITPLPYQQSKFEDTPKVPNEIINPPGVVHITKLATPINLGNNNNNTTSSSSNNNSTITTTANSTSTLPPQTNKSQPMKILVAPPPPVLNETKPTQQVVDMEIEDQSEETVIEEPIIEQQKQTHSISKLPLPPHPPPPLNRPPPPFSTTSQQQQQQQQQATVQSRPQFPTNRPPPPFMTTPPPFVQSQARFPPHQPVRPPVQSHPPFMANPPPQMPTVSPFVQNHQNPPPPPLPTVENTTQDISDIPEPTEKRTDPSIPLPDDLQEALNIIFPKEETETKQQSQQESNIMYSSMYSMLGCVGYGPEYMDQPPPEITQAETEVDTQPGPDDLKMLGIDEGDTIL, via the exons ATGGAGCCAGAATCAAGGCGTAAAGGTCCAAGAAGCCCTAGTGCAGACTCAGAAGATTCATCTCATAGAAGAAGATCAAGGAAATATGATCGATCTCCATCTCCAAGAAGAAGCAGATATCGAAGATCTCGTTCCAGAGATAGAAGATCGCGTTCCAGTTCCAGAgatagaagaaggaaagacTCTAGTCGTTCACAACAAGAATGGAAACAGCAAGCAGCATCTCAATCTCAATCTTCTACTCCTAATCCAGCTAATCCTGGTGGTTATGTTCCAGCAGTTCATAATCAATACCAG gcACCACCACCTCCAAACACCAGTCAACCACCACCACCTTTGCCAGCTTATAACCAAGGCtacaataattacaattacaacTATGGACAAGGCTATGACTACAGCTACCAGCAACCCACTGGTTATCGCAGT gACTATCCACCACCAAATTGGCAAGGAAATCAGGTAGCTTATAACAATCAACAACCACCACCTCCACCCTCACTAACATCCCAGCAAGAATCATCAAGACCAGTGGATAGTGGTTCCTCTGGATTAGTGTCGTCCTTGGCAAGACCGGAAGATGCCAAGAAGGAAG CAGCAATCGCAGCTGAGGTAAAACAGCAAAAAGCAACTCTGGCTAAACAGCGTGAAGAATACGTTAAGAAATCTACTACGTTACAACGCGAATTGGAGATTCTGCGACAGCAGTGCGATGAAATTGGTAAAGAAGGTGGAAGAGAGAATAATCGTATTATAAAAGAGAATCAGAAATTGCAG ATTgagatacaaaataaaatgaaatcgatACACAATGTAATCGATATGCTTACCGGAATTATAGGAGATAAAGCTACTGTTGATGATCTGAAAAGCAagtttaaattagaaattagcAAATGTTCAAGAAGTCCCAAAGAAGACTTTCCGAAAGGAAAATCGTTGTCGCCCGACCGATCATCGGCATCCGACTCCGACAAGGAATCCAAAATTGAAAGGGACATGAAAGAACGAAGGTCTCCCGAAGATTCTAAACCTATGTACAATTTTGTACATTATGACCCAGAAATGCACTGGTGTAAAGTCTGCGATATATTTCCTAAAACGGCAAAGGAATATTTGAATCATCTGCATAGCAATGAGCACAAAGAAGCTTGCTTA GAGCGCAAGATAGTTGATATGCCGTGGCATGAGCGGAATGGAGAGGGAACGGAAAAGGAAGTGCCCTATTATCCTGGACTGCCAACGAAAAGAACACCTATTAAAG GTTTACAGTTCTTCAGTGCTGCAACTGCATGGTACTGCAAGCTTTGCGATTCCTGGATCGGGGATCTCCATTGTGCAAGTTTGCACCTGAAATCTAAACAGCATTCAGAAAATTATTCT CGTTTTGTCGAGCAAAATCCACATTGGGAAACCGATTGGATGGCAGATCGTGAGAAAGCATTCTCAGAGGAGAAACACAAACAGATCCAAATGGAATTGCAGAAACACAAAGACGACGACCCGCCACCAAAGTCAAAGAAATCAAAGAAGTCAAAGAAGAGTAAGAAGAAATCTAAGAAGCGAAGAAACAGAAGCAGTGGTAGTGACAGTTCCAGCGAATCAGAAAATTCGGACACAGATTCCGATCAGGATATGTCCAAGAGCATTCGTGTCGCTAtgcgaaataaaatgaaagcaTCGACGCAAGCCATTCTGAACGAAGAGATAGATTATCATCGGATAAAATTGAAAGGACACTGGTCAAAAATGGCGCAACACTTGAGTCAGTCTCTGACTCCAGAACCTCAACCTGTCGAAACTGATGAAAGACAGCTATTGAATTCGATCAGAGACAAATTAAAAGCGAAGCAGGAAGAAGAAATGAAGTCTATTAGTAATCGTAGGCTGAGTCAAGAGAAAGCAatcgaagaagaggaggaagaacaAGAACAGGCTTCTTTctcaaacaaatcaaagccgGAGAATTTGGAAGCTTGGGGACCAAAAGAACCTCCTAAACCCTTCTggataaagaaagaagaggaaaaaccGCAACCCATAGCCAACAAACCAATCGAATTACCCAAACCAGAAGAAATGCCTAAACCACATATGGGATTCTGGACAAAACAGCAAGTCAACATGACCGTAAAACCGCCCGAAAATAAATCTATAGAGAAGGAGGATGAGAGACAAAGAGAAAGCGATAGATACAAAGACGATCGGGATAGAAAGTATGACAGACGGGAGGATAAATATGATCGTTATAGCAGCAGGTACGAAAGAAGGCGAGGGCGAGACAGAGATCGTGATCGTGATAGAGATAGGGATAGGGACCGTGATAGGGACAGGGACAGGGATAGAGATCGAGATAGGGATTATTACGATGATCGAAGAAAACGAGAGAGTAATGAATCTCCTCGACGTGAAAGAAGTTGGCGCGACAGCCCAAAGAGAGGTTATGATAAATATGGTAAAGACAGAAGAGATGACAATTCATCCAACGACGAGTCCAAATTCGagaagaaaacaaatgaatcCGCGTCTAAATCTAAGAAGGGTAGTATACAGACTAAAAAGTCAACACCTCAGGTATCGAAAGGTAAATTACCTTTCATTGGTAGATTACCACTATTTAAGAAGAAAGCTGAAGAACCAAAGTTGCCTGAGAAAGATATTACTCCTCTTCCCTATCAACAGAGCAAATTCGAAGATACACCGAAAGTTCCCAATGAGATCATAAACCCACCTGGTGTTGTACATATCACCAAGCTTGCAACTCCAATAAATCtgggtaataataataataacactaCTAGCAGCAGtagcaataataatagtaCCATTACTACCACAGCTAATAGTACAAGCACTCTACCTCCTCAAACTAACAAAAGTCAACCGATGAAAATATTGGTAGCTCCACCACCTCCGGTATTGAATGAAACGAAACCAACACAGCAGGTGGTCGATATGGAGATTGAAGATCAATCCGAGGAAACAGTAATAGAGGAACCAATAATAGAGCAGCAAAAACAAACGCACAGTATATCGAAATTACCTCTGCCTCCAcatcctcctcctcctctgaATAGACCACCACCACCTTTCTCGACTACGtcgcagcagcaacagcagcaacagcaacaggCAACGGTGCAAAGCAGACCGCAATTTCCCACGAATCGGCCTCCGCCGCCATTTATGACAACTCCGCCACCGTTCGTTCAGAGTCAAGCACGATTTCCTCCTCATCAACCAGTACGGCCACCAGTGCAAAGTCATCCTCCTTTCATGGCAAACCCACCGCCACAAATGCCCACTGTATCTCCTTTCGTTCAAAATCATCAAAATCCACCACCACCTCCGCTACCAACTGTTGAGAATACTACACAAGATATTTCTGACATCCCGGAACCCACTGAAAAACGAACTGACCCAAGCATTCCTCTGCCTGATGATTTGCAAGAGGCCCTAAATATAATCTTCCCGAAAGAggaaacagaaacgaaacaaCAAAGTCAGCAAGAAAGTAACATTATGTATTCATCTATGTATAGTATGTTAGGGTGTGTTGGGTACGGCCCAGAATATATGGATCAACCACCACCTGAAATTACTCAAGCGGAGACAGAAGTAGATACTCAACCTGGACCAGATGATTTGAAGATGTTAGGCATTGACGAAGGAGATACAATCCtataa
- the LOC132907422 gene encoding GATOR complex protein MIOS-B encodes MSSIKLDIQWSPVHANKFITWGTEICLYEVIQVKDNNRQLYTKISDSTVAHLLATNTNHHYVKCIDIYPQLEPDILLAVGQANGKVVLTTFGPTIFDSQGLSGKELVPKHARQCNTVAWNPIDTNLIVSGLDKHSKDHSILLWDINKGLQTSERVHHHNTVQTDSMRPIAEVGVSETIHSIAWFKHEQKCMVVGTNNKQLKIIDFRDSAKVVNTTATKAVYNVSVNPHNNYHLLSSVDNQITIWDTRCFEKPVLTLSQTRQITKVLWCPTRHNLLGALQKDSATLHLYDIQHCGIGGGEDTEPGALERTVAPPWYSPVSFSWHPTHVNRLLAISQQGLTDYTVCERITVNWSTRSHLAWNHASKSFKYICSNDNIYKALNDISILTKTRAASEYGLLPELAQNGELAENETLKNLWQWLYLSRYLVEDGTIPSADNKHPGVRTVLKLDGQQGSTNGFLKSELIHRPWSDIGSNHTAKIYRSADRDKGLLLCGWRFDKDTNTLYDNLFLERLEREGAYPRAAAIAVFNLCLRQAIEILNRGATKMSMSTNLNIVAMALSGFSEDRNSMWRESCLKCRSQLTDPYLRATFAFLTADDSYENVLNENGMAVEDRVAFALMFLSDNKLSEYLKKLTQKLTDEGNLAGFLLTGTSLEGIQLLNRYLEITGDVQSCSLIAIRAFTPTLLQENQVQVWITSYRNLLNAWKMWTQRAHFDIAMRSSTNEKPPQQIYVSCNFCGKSISAFMQGLSRARGPFGRLGSTPNKLKMSSCPNCRKPLPRCAICLMHMGTVSGLQMTTSSVSRSEECDNKLTEFSNWFTWCQTCRHGGHADHITHWFRQHSECPVTSCTCRCFSLDASCKIAF; translated from the exons ATGAGTAGTATTAAACTTGATATACAGTGGTCTCCAGTTCATgccaataaatttattacatggGGTACAGAAATCTGTTTGTATGAAGTAATACaagtaaaagataataatagaCAATTAT ATACAAAGATTTCTGATTCTACAGTTGCTCATTTACTTGCAACAAATACTAATCATCATTATGTCAAATGTATTGATATATATCCACAGTTAGAACCAGATATTCTATTAGCTGTTGGACAAGCAAATGGAAAAGTTGTTTTAACTACTTTTGGTCCAACAATTTTTGATTCCCAAGGTCTTAGTGGAAAGGAACTAG tCCCAAAACATGCAAGACAATGCAATACAGTTGCTTGGAATCCCATAGACACAAATTTAATTGTGTCTGGTTTAGATAAACATAGTAAAGATCATTCCATTTTATTATGGGATATAAATAAAGGTTTGCAAACCTCTGAAAGAGTGCATCACCACAATACAGTACAGACAGATTCTATGAGACCTATTGCAGAAGTTGGTGTTTCAGAAACTATACATTCTATTGCTTGGTTCAAACATGAACAAAAATGTATGGTAGTTGGCACTAATaacaaacaattaaaaatcattgaTTTCAGag attCTGCAAAAGTGGTCAATACAACAGCCACTAAAGCTGTTTATAATGTATCAGTAAATCCgcataataattatcatttactTTCAAGTGTTGATAATCAGATAACAATTTGGGATACAAGATGCTTTGAAAAACCTGTTTTAACATTATCCCAAACTAGACAAATTACGAAAGTATTATGGTGCCCAACTAGGCACAATCTTTTGGGTGCTTTACAAAAAGACTCAG CGACACTGCATTTGTATGACATTCAACATTGTGGAATTGGAGGAGGAGAAGATACAGAACCTGGAGCATTAGAAAGAACAGTTGCACCACCTTGGTATAGTCCTGTAAGTTTTTCATGGCATCCAACACATGTGAACAGATTATTGGCAATATCTCAACAAG GACTTACAGATTATACAGTTTGTGAAAGAATTACAGTAAACTGGTCAACACGATCTCATCTTGCCTGGAATCATGCTtcaaaatcatttaaatatatatgcagtaatgataatatttacaaagccCTGAacgatatttctattttaactAAAACACGTGCTGCTTCAGAATATGGCTTACTT CCAGAGCTGGCTCAGAATGGGGAATTGGCTGAAAATGAAACTCTGAAAAACTTATGGCAGTGGTTGTACTTAAGTCGCTATTTAGTAGAGGATGGCACTATACCATCTGCAGATAATAAACATCCAGGTGTCAg AACAGTTTTAAAACTAGATGGCCAACAAGGATCTACTAATGGTTTCTTAAAGTCAGAACTAATTCATCGTCCTTGGTCGGATATAGGATCTAATCATACCGCAAAAATTTACAG atCTGCAGACAGAGATAAAGGATTGCTTTTATGTGGTTGGAGATTTGATAAAGATACCAATACCCTTTATGATAACTTATTCTTAGAAAGattagaaagagaaggagCATATCCAAGAGCAGCAGCAATTGCAGTTTTTAATTTGTGTTTACGACAAGCTAtcgaaattttaaatcgaGGAGCTACTAAAATGTCGATGtctacaaatttaaatatcgttgCTATGGCTTTATCAGGATTTTCCGAAGACCGGAATAGTATGTGGAGAGAATCATGTTTAAAATGCAGATCTCAACTTACAGACCCTTATTTGAGAGCAACTTTTGCTTTTCTAACAGCAGACGATTCTTATGAAAATGTTCTG aatgaAAACGGTATGGCAGTTGAAGACAGAGTAGCCTTTGCACTTATGTTTTTATCGGATAATAAGTTAagcgaatatttaaaaaaattaactcAGAAATTAACTGATGAAGGAAATTTAGCGGGTTTTCTTTTGACAG GTACTAGTTTAGAAGgtatacaattattaaatcgGTACTTAGAAATTACCGGTGATGTTCAAAGTTGTAGTTTAATAGCTATTAGAGCATTTACACCAACATTACTTCAAGAAAATCAAGTCCAAGTTTGGATTACAAG TTATAGAAATCTTTTGAATGCTTGGAAAATGTGGACCCAAAGGGCTCACTTTGATATCGCGATGAGATCTTCAACGAATGAAAAGCCTCCGCAACAAATATAtgtttcttgtaatttttgtgGTAAAAGTATATCAGCCTTTATGCAAGGTTTAAGTAGAGCAAGAGGACCTTTTGGCAGGTTAGGAAGTACACCCAATAAACTGAAG ATGTCTTCGTGTCCAAATTGTAGAAAACCATTACCGCGATGTGCAATATGCTTGATGCATATGGGCACAGTAAGTGGATTGCAAATGACAACATCCAGTGTTAGTAGAAGCGAAGAATGTGATAATAAATTGACCGAATTTAGTAATTGGTTTACATGGTGTCAAACATGTAGACATGGTGGTCATGCTGATCATATTACACATTGGTTTcg GCAACATTCAGAATGTCCAGTAACCTCATGTACATGTAGATGCTTCTCTTTAGATGCATCATGTAAAATAGCA TTTTAG